Part of the Paenibacillus aurantius genome, GGAGCAGGTCAAAGTCATGAATAAGCAGGTCAACAACCAGCCCGCCGTTCCGCTCCTTCTCATAGAACCAGGCAGGCCGACTGGCAGGTGAGAGCCGGTGGGGCTTGCGCATGCCAATATGCACGAGCTCGCCAAGCTGCCCTTCCTCGATCAGATGCTTCAAGGTGACGAGAGACGGCCGGAATCTCTCCGTCAGAAGCATGCCCACCTGGATCCTGCCCCGGTTCAAGACCCCTTCCAACCTATTCAGCCCCTCACGGGAAATGACAGCCGGCTTGTCCAGCATGACAGGCTTGCCATACTTCTCGCACAGCTCCACGATATCGATTTTCTCCCGGTTCACGGCGGCACAGCCGATCACATCCGCCCGCTCCAGCAGAGGGACGGGATCGGCGGACAAGGGAACCTGAAACCGGGCGGCTAACGTTCGGGCAAGGTAGTCCGGCTCCGAATCGTAGATTCCGACACATTCATGCCCGAGTGCCTGCATTTCCTCCAGAAACAAGGCTATGTGACCGTGCTGGCAGCCGATGATCGCATACCGGTACTCCATTGCCTATCCCTCCCTTTCATAAACAAGATATCCTCCGGGCGCGAGCTCCCGCTCTTCCCAGCTTCCGCCCTCTTCCCTCTCGCCTCCTGCGGGCTGCAACCGGAGCTTCACCATTTGCGATCCGTGATTGAGCAGAAGCAGCCGGTTCCCGTGCAAGCTCCATTCCAGGTCCGTTTGCGGGCCGGCCTCCAGCTCCATTCGGTACCGGGCTTTATAATAGCCCGCCGTTAAGGGCTCCACTTTATTCCTCCAATTCCACTTACCGGATGCCAGCCTGCCGTTCCCTTCATAAACGGACAACACGCAGCGGCCTTGGGCTTGCTTCTGTGCTCTCGCTTCTACCGGAATGCTTCCATGATAGGCATAAACCAGATAACCGCCTGTTTCCAGCAGAGCGGGGCCTGCCTCTTCACCGGATGATAACAGGGCGGATTGGCGGTATGCCTCCGCCGTTTGTTCTCTGGTGCGGTTGGGAAGCGAGACGGCGACGAATGGCTCCAGGGCACCCGGTCCCGATTCCGATAGCTCCAAGGGCTCCCGATAATTGAGCGTCAGAATATCCTCTACGCCTTTCCACTTGGGATATTCATGCTTGTTAAGGTAACGGACCTCTTGGGAACCGTAGAGCAGATAGCCGATTTCGTTATCCACATTCAAATACGGGATGGAGCCGAAAGAAACTATGCGGTTGGGCTCCTTTCCATAGAACCCTTGGAAAACAGCCTCCCCTTCCGGAAGGTAAACGGTTCGGGTTCCCGGGGCAAGCTCGGGCATAGCGGAATACGAATCGTTTCGTACGCCTATCAGCCCCGTGCTGATTTCCTTTACCCGGCAGCTGCGCAGAACTTCCCAATTCTCGAAGTACACGCTCGAACCGTCCGGAAGCGCTACGAAAGCCGCATGCTGAAGAAGCTCGCGGTCCCCCCGGGAGATGGAGACGGCCGCTCCGAACCCGTCGTTAAGCAGGGAAATCCGGCTGCGGTCCACATCGCGGATAATGTGCTCGTTCGATAGTCCCTGCACTCCCCTGCTTACTTCAAACTCCACAGTGCCGGTGTAGCTTGCATACAAGGGGGTGACCGTCCAAAGCCCTTTTCGCGGAAGGGTCAGGGCCATTACGTTATTCCGCCAGCTGAAGCTGGTGAAGGCTTCCGGAGTCCGGTAGACCGTTGTGCAACCGTACGGATAATGATGGACCCCCGACATTCGCCAGGCGAACTCCTGACGTCCGGACGGCTCAGCCCCAAGGCCGCCAAAGGTATGAAGCAGAAAGGAGGTCGCCAGGTCCAAGGCCGAGCCCGGCTCCAGGTCTTTGGCGTATTGGGCGTGGGCGGCATTGATGACGCAGGTTTCTCCATTCTCCTCCAGCAGACAACCACGAGGGTTGCTCGCCTGGATCCTCTCAATGGACCCGAGGGCCGCCCTCTCCAAGAGAGCCGCGTCACGGTGCCCATGAAGGACATTCAGCACCGTATGGGTCAGCTGTCGTTCATGCTGCCGGTTGTACCACCAATCCTGTCCCTGCACCGGCACCGCCAACCCGTCGAACTGGGACCAGACCCGAACGGTCCGTTCATAAAGCTCCACGTTGTTATGGAGCGCCGTTTCGATAATGGGCTGTCCGCCAAGCAGCGAGAACGTGGCATGAAGCGCACGAAGGTTGGTTCCCGCGCATAGATAGCTCGGATGAACAAAGGCATGGTTTTCGGTCGTCATGTCCGGATGAAAGGTTACCGTTTTGACCCGGTTGGCAAGAGGGGTATCAATGAGCCCCGAAGGATCGGCCAGCCGGTCGCGGAAGGTCGTTACCGAGCTGATGGACCACTGCATAAACCCTTTGACCCATTCCGCATGGTGCGGGTGACCGGGGAGAAGCGCCACAGCCGCCGCAATCCCCATGGAGGTCCAGGCATTCTCCTCACACTGCGTA contains:
- a CDS encoding Gfo/Idh/MocA family protein, translated to MEYRYAIIGCQHGHIALFLEEMQALGHECVGIYDSEPDYLARTLAARFQVPLSADPVPLLERADVIGCAAVNREKIDIVELCEKYGKPVMLDKPAVISREGLNRLEGVLNRGRIQVGMLLTERFRPSLVTLKHLIEEGQLGELVHIGMRKPHRLSPASRPAWFYEKERNGGLVVDLLIHDFDLLRWLTGAECVSFQGYKGKKSHPDKPSFYDWASLEVQLSSRMSASLYTDWHTPEASWTWGDGRLFVTGTEGTAELRLEGDPLQSAPELLLLVTNRNKLRTVPLREPAGTVTADFLVRIEGKGSLLTHGDLLTASRASLEADEAVRVLV